A region from the Algoriphagus machipongonensis genome encodes:
- a CDS encoding amidohydrolase family protein — translation MRAHFWMQEQRKRFERKGEFSPWTVIASNRKGYLKGKMGASYSQTDLVKAWNGNLRLTFNSLYPLEKPFVKGFKPKVGDDKWTRFLIAFATSHKLPFRDFIQTMYMRIPDDAVDYFQSTAYDYWDSLNREMRFVTKDSGKRIKRNEVFTPGLARRIFESEKKRRNNFPREMLATNACYHIPKTPKDLRASVEDDSEITMVLTIEGSHALGTDRASIAEVSRRVQYIKNEWPIPVFFITFAHHFDNKLCGHAHSIPDQGKALLDQSANLNAGFNDNGRRILREFLGLNKKLERDSKYGYRILIDVKHMSAKSRKEYYEEFVIPCMEKEDVIPVIGSHCGYSGRKTLEEHISLQDSERDEYTELCGDESHLSETERKQLIKNQPLGKFNAWNINLCDEDIRMIVKTKGLFGLSFDQRILGITDKDKDSKRNGIQLLWENIEGIVKSAYSNEDFTEEEKLQVWQCITIGTDLEGLIDPVSPYPTVLEFEVFAGNLIFEIEESRKNLELSYLSHLTSIDDVRKCVEDFCFNNAAAFVKKHYPSKESMEQ, via the coding sequence ATGCGCGCGCATTTTTGGATGCAGGAGCAGCGCAAACGATTTGAGAGAAAAGGCGAATTCAGTCCTTGGACTGTGATTGCATCCAATAGAAAAGGTTATCTCAAAGGAAAAATGGGGGCCTCTTACAGTCAAACAGATCTCGTAAAAGCTTGGAATGGCAATCTTCGACTGACATTCAATTCCCTCTATCCACTTGAAAAACCCTTTGTGAAAGGATTTAAGCCGAAAGTTGGAGACGATAAATGGACTCGGTTTTTGATTGCTTTTGCTACTTCTCATAAACTTCCATTCAGGGATTTTATCCAAACCATGTATATGAGGATTCCTGATGATGCCGTGGATTACTTCCAATCGACTGCCTATGATTACTGGGATTCTTTAAATCGAGAGATGAGATTTGTCACCAAAGACTCAGGAAAAAGGATCAAAAGGAATGAGGTTTTTACTCCTGGATTGGCTAGGAGGATTTTTGAATCCGAAAAGAAGCGTAGAAACAACTTTCCCAGGGAGATGCTTGCTACAAATGCCTGCTACCATATCCCAAAAACTCCCAAAGATCTAAGAGCCTCCGTTGAGGATGATTCTGAAATCACAATGGTACTCACAATAGAGGGTTCACATGCCTTGGGCACAGACAGAGCCAGCATCGCTGAAGTTTCAAGAAGAGTTCAATATATCAAAAACGAATGGCCAATTCCCGTCTTCTTTATCACCTTTGCACATCATTTTGACAATAAACTGTGTGGTCATGCCCACTCAATCCCTGATCAGGGTAAGGCTTTATTAGATCAGTCAGCTAACCTGAATGCCGGTTTTAATGACAATGGAAGAAGGATCTTGCGAGAATTTCTTGGTTTGAATAAAAAACTGGAAAGAGATTCCAAATACGGTTATAGAATTTTGATCGATGTAAAACACATGAGTGCCAAATCCAGAAAGGAATATTATGAGGAGTTTGTGATTCCCTGTATGGAAAAGGAGGATGTGATCCCTGTGATAGGCTCTCACTGCGGCTATTCCGGCAGAAAAACCCTAGAAGAGCATATTTCCTTACAGGACAGTGAAAGGGATGAGTACACTGAGCTTTGCGGAGATGAAAGCCACCTTAGTGAAACAGAAAGAAAACAGTTAATCAAAAATCAGCCCTTAGGGAAATTCAATGCATGGAATATCAATCTCTGTGATGAAGATATTAGGATGATTGTAAAAACTAAGGGGCTATTTGGGCTCTCGTTTGACCAAAGGATCTTAGGAATCACTGATAAGGATAAAGACAGTAAAAGAAATGGCATTCAATTGCTTTGGGAGAATATTGAAGGAATTGTAAAAAGTGCCTATTCTAATGAAGATTTTACTGAAGAGGAAAAACTACAAGTTTGGCAATGCATTACCATTGGTACAGACTTGGAAGGACTCATAGACCCGGTAAGCCCCTATCCTACAGTTTTGGAATTTGAGGTATTTGCTGGAAACCTGATTTTTGAA